In Podospora pseudocomata strain CBS 415.72m chromosome 4, whole genome shotgun sequence, the genomic stretch ccaagcgccggagggccaaacggacgcgtctccaagatggaggggccattaatggaagccaggctagggatataatggcagagaagggcgtagttgaagcggaaggacgcgtcgaaagcggaaatgaagggtcgtcaaagaggcgtcggatgggttcgcggcactgtggcatctgccgcaagactggccacaatgcaaggacatgcccagaggctggggaaacagatgcttcaagtgatgctgagtagctgcaattgatttgattagtgttttatgggattttagagtttgttgtggttgtggtctggaaaagtgtcccggtcgatggggtgtcccgctcgatggtggatcacgttatatatatatacatatatatatatatatacatgTTTTCCCTCACAACCTagccttcctcccctctctcACCGCCTGCATACTCCTCAACAAAGCATAAAGCGTCCCCATCCTTCTcaactccacccccctccgcctccccaacctgACCGGATTTCCCAATATAACCTCCAGCTCCATCcgcctccccgcctcccagTCAAGCAACATGCTCGGCTTGCTCCCCACATTCCTCTCCGTGCTCTTCAATATCTTCTCCGGCCCCGCCAGCTCCCCCggaaaccccctcccaagtaTCTTCGGCGCCGCGTCCCAAATCTCCTTCATCACCCCGTACAAATGCCGCCTCAGCTCCGGATCCCGCACCATATCCGCGTTCCCCAACCCGCCCGACAAGACTGACGACGGGTTGAACGCCGCGTTGATGGTCAGCTTGTGCCAGCGGATGAGTTGCAGGTCGATCTCACTCGACACGGTAATGTCATGAATCGAGCCAAAGGCAGTCCAATAGTGGCCCAGCCTGTCGCAGTGATCCAGGCCGACAGAGAGGAGAGTCTCGTTCAAAGACTCAGAGTCAGAAtccggggttggggtcggTGAAGGGGGCACCAAAGCCCCCGTTGTGCCGTCTCCCGTTTCGACGCTGTCGCTAGTCGAGTTCGCACTATCAGAGTACGGCCCAAGGTGAAGGCGTGTCCAGCGGTTCTGCCGGATCACCCCAGGGGAGATCTGCTCCGCCGAGATGACAGTCACCCCAGACACAATCGGGTTGGCAGGAAAGCGCAGTCGATacggctcctccaccccgaccCCGTTTTGGATGAGGACTATACACGACCCCTCCGACACCAACGGGGCAATAAGCGCCGAGTCGTCTGACACATCTGGGAGGGCCTTCGTCGTGACGATGATGTAGTCCCACTGCTTCACTGCTCCCTTGGACGCAGCATCCGGTGAAGGGTAAACAGCTGCAGGACGAAAGGTGTAATCCCCAAACGTGTGAGTCTGGAGCTTGACCCCCGACTCCTCCAAGGCGCGGTAGTTTGAGCGTGCGATAAGAGACACGTGAATATTATAATCAGGCTTTCCCCGCAATCATCAGTAAACAAcacccctctctctcatATGAAGACACAAAAAAAACTCACATGATGCAACCTCGAAGCATAAAAACAACCAACCGCACCAGccccaacaaaaacaacattCACTGGCCTATTCCCAGCACACGGTCAGCttacctccctcacctttcAACCCGGATCTTCCCCCAGGAAACTCACCTATCCGGATTCTCCCCCGCCTTCGGAGCACGATATAACCCACTCATTATCCTCCtcacacaaaaaaaaaaaaaccaaaaaaacccaaaaaaaaaaaaaaaaaaaacccaatAATGACCTCGGAAATGCAAAATACTGCCGTGCAACAACCCAAAGCCCGCCTTATCTCTCTTCACTCCCGAACAGTATGTATGTAACCCCCTCTCTCCTGACCCTACCTCTTCTTTCCCTGTCTGCTGTATAACCAACGGGAATCCCGGCGTATTGCCTCTGGTGTTCCCTTTGCCGTTCAGCCGTGTATACCCTTTCCCGTCTGTCGGTTCTCTTCAGGTCAACAGCCCCTTACTTCCCTTTCAGCAGAGAAATCCGTAAAAGGAAAAGCTTCCCgagctgttgctgtcgttgGTTTTTGCCCTACTGTCGAAAACCTGATTTTCCGAGCAGgattttgctgctgctgttgttgttgttgatgatgagggttgTTTATCCCTCACCTCGTAATATGCGCTGCCGTTAGACCCGAAGTGCGTGTTGTGCTCAATTCTCTGTGAGACTAATTCTCTGTGTTTTGTTGATGACAccgtccttcttgtccttaCTGCTGACtggccttggtgttgtttttaCCAACCCAAGCTGTGTCAAGTAAGTGTAGTCAACCGGGAACACTTGCCGTGATAGCCCGCCTCGTTCTGTAGTATGATGGTCCCGTTTGTAGAAACCCTTTGCCTCAAAGAAGCCGGCCCATGTATCTCTCGCCCGTCCGCAAACCAAAAACTCTCTCAACCCCGGCTCTCTTAATCCCCCAAACTTTCTTGACCGAGATTCCCTCAATGATTTCCTCTCCGTAATCTGATTTctgacaacctcaaccctctcGCTCGCTCGCGGAATTAAAGCCCTTCTCCTTCGTAAACCGACGTCTTTCAAACCCTCGGTGGTTTGTGGCTACCCTTAGCCTTGTATAAGCGTCCCAATCCAATCCAATCCAATCCAATCCAATCCCCCACGTCTCTCCCACAAGTCTCGGTGTAGTAGTTGATCGGTCGCCGATTGGAGTTTAGACCCGCTTTCCCTCTCTTCGGAAATTTAGTGGTCAGAAGCAaaacaggaagaagaaaaaaagcaatgAGCATCAATCAACCCTTGACCACCAGCGGCGAAAACAAAACAGATGCTGATTGATCACGTCACGCAAAACTCCGCATacaggatgggatggagggcAGCAGTCTAGTCGGTCGTTgggaaaggagagagaaaggtgtggtgtggttggcGTGAATGGCGTCACTaaagtggtggtgtggaGAAACCGCGGTTCGGTTCATCGCCAAGAAAACCGCTTTCCCTCCGAGGGAGAACTGCGGGGAAGTTTGAAAGGAAAaagtggggggggggaggagggaggtcagcaacacacacacacacacgaaCAAACAATGGATAGGATGGTATGGATGATGCGAACCAACCCAACGGAACCGGTGCCGAACGCGGCCAGCATCGTGGAGAAAGAACCAGTCCGTAAAAAAAGTTTCCATTCTTTTTTCCTCAACTGTGCGACCGGCAGTCCCCTTAGATGCCCGGCTTGGCGATGTCTGGGCAGGGCGAAGACGACCTCTACTTTTACAAtcgtatatatatatatatatatgtgtATCATCTATAACATcggcaaaaacaacaacatcagaaacaacaacaacaacaaccacccaaacATTGTCTTCTCACCCATCAggtcaacctccctcccatgCAAACAAAAAGTTATATCCCCCccgcccatcatcaccggAAATAacaccttcatcaccatcccatATAGTAAAACAACGTGTactccccatcctcgccgcctcggcctgAAGGACCCCGAATTTCTTTCAAACCCAGAAGCCAGTCAGCCCTCTCCAtaagaaaaagcaaaaa encodes the following:
- a CDS encoding hypothetical protein (EggNog:ENOG503NZBB; COG:E) — encoded protein: MSGLYRAPKAGENPDRPVNVVFVGAGAVGCFYASRLHHPDYNIHVSLIARSNYRALEESGVKLQTHTFGDYTFRPAAVYPSPDAASKGAVKQWDYIIVTTKALPDVSDDSALIAPLVSEGSCIVLIQNGVGVEEPYRLRFPANPIVSGVTVISAEQISPGVIRQNRWTRLHLGPYSDSANSTSDSVETGDGTTGALVPPSPTPTPDSDSESLNETLLSVGLDHCDRLGHYWTAFGSIHDITVSSEIDLQLIRWHKLTINAAFNPSSVLSGGLGNADMVRDPELRRHLYGVMKEIWDAAPKILGRGFPGELAGPEKILKSTERNVGSKPSMLLDWEAGRRMELEVILGNPVRLGRRRGVELRRMGTLYALLRSMQAVREGRKARL